The Saprospiraceae bacterium genome includes a window with the following:
- a CDS encoding DUF255 domain-containing protein: MRVILLLFVLSLSTHVIGQNRIKWLTWEEAIEKSKKEKRKIFVDIYTDWCGWCKKLDKTTFAEEHIAKYINSNYYAVKFDAEMETSISLKGQEYKFVKSGNRGYHELAAQLLQGQMSYPSMVFMDEDFNIIQAIPGFQDIKTFEMISTYFGSNSHRNTPWNKYMQTFQRYDFFNLPVGK, encoded by the coding sequence ATGAGGGTAATTTTATTGTTATTTGTCTTATCACTTTCTACTCACGTCATCGGTCAAAACCGAATCAAATGGTTGACATGGGAAGAGGCTATTGAAAAGTCCAAAAAGGAAAAAAGAAAGATATTTGTAGATATCTACACCGACTGGTGTGGTTGGTGTAAAAAATTAGATAAAACCACTTTTGCAGAAGAGCACATTGCAAAATATATCAATTCAAACTACTACGCTGTCAAATTTGATGCTGAAATGGAGACCTCTATATCACTAAAAGGTCAGGAATATAAGTTTGTCAAAAGTGGTAATCGGGGCTATCATGAATTGGCTGCGCAATTGCTGCAAGGACAAATGAGCTATCCATCCATGGTATTCATGGACGAAGATTTCAACATCATTCAGGCTATTCCTGGTTTTCAGGATATCAAGACATTTGAAATGATTTCGACATACTTCGGAAGTAATAGCCACCGCAACACACCCTGGAACAAATATATGCAGACGTTTCAACGGTATGATTTTTTTAATCTGCCTGTTGGGAAATAA
- a CDS encoding TonB-dependent receptor plug domain-containing protein, which yields MLEKIKNKKLLVLMPLTLVLCSFFINNPVFEKIVKRLDYLIYNFPHEKVYVITDKPHYILGDTIWFSVKATDASLHEKNNVSNLVYVQLVDDNSSIKTKLKVPVIAKNGKGYIPLDYELEEGNYTIQAFTSYMLNYDTKYIFSKEIKIWKANSMATGQEIQNSTVPKNDNFNIRFFPEGGQLVEGIETVVAFEALNNAGQPAEVTLSIKDGEGNPIVQSKTLHDGMGIFTLKPTSGKKYIVEANNQKYELPEILPSGYGIRVMNRNNDNFNVVLNTNIQGGLDGAFLICHTRGEVFYTKDDLKGNTINVKIEKSDISSGVSQVTLFNKDGVPVAERTIFVNNIKDSPIVKVEMPYAFQNPRSKAEVTCQISDPVGVPIQGEYAVSVIDANEVHYSPNDLDIKSYFLLNSDLTRSLRHPGFYFKENSAKNIMLLDIAMMVHGYTRIKSDALLDEADPAITYGPEQGVTISGTVLKDGKPLRNAKVDISILEGAGYADQASTNAKGRFAFYNVPAYKGQTVFLRSYEEAKKGKKIESSDKVELEIDQDKDLQVLAGYTNRINWQKDFNPYEFLMTSLEKNRNDSLYTSMSVQLDQVTIKVSRTKRDAIIAKERGIIYPRYDSRVFMDSLKFFNPTWTVYDFVVNTTPGAEYVGRNSGDPSIRFRGGLNSLGTVRPAVFYLDGVPISSTVVSTIDINTVDFIDVLRGLPATTMYGNDGMGGIIHIYTRLKSAQPQKRDKKKNVAKYIAEGFHEAREFYSPDYGAKSQIAGKPDVRNTLYWSPLIKSDANGKSDFSFYTSDKKSKYIINIQGMTLDGRPFTGYSIFEVKSSM from the coding sequence ATGTTGGAAAAAATAAAAAATAAAAAATTACTGGTTTTGATGCCTTTGACATTAGTCTTATGTTCATTTTTTATCAATAATCCTGTCTTTGAAAAAATTGTAAAAAGATTGGATTATCTGATTTACAACTTTCCCCACGAAAAGGTGTATGTGATTACAGATAAGCCACATTACATTTTGGGAGATACGATTTGGTTTAGTGTAAAGGCTACTGATGCATCGTTGCATGAAAAAAATAATGTATCAAATCTTGTTTATGTTCAGCTTGTAGATGATAACAGCAGTATCAAAACAAAACTTAAAGTACCTGTCATTGCTAAAAATGGAAAAGGGTACATTCCTTTGGATTATGAATTGGAAGAAGGTAACTATACCATTCAGGCGTTTACCTCATACATGTTGAACTACGACACAAAATACATTTTCTCCAAAGAAATAAAAATTTGGAAAGCAAATTCAATGGCTACTGGTCAGGAGATACAAAATTCTACTGTTCCTAAAAATGATAATTTCAATATTCGATTTTTTCCGGAAGGAGGTCAATTAGTCGAAGGCATTGAGACTGTAGTTGCTTTTGAAGCACTTAATAATGCCGGCCAACCTGCAGAAGTTACGTTATCCATCAAAGATGGTGAAGGTAATCCCATAGTTCAATCAAAAACCCTTCATGACGGAATGGGGATATTTACCTTAAAACCAACTTCAGGAAAAAAATATATTGTAGAGGCCAATAATCAAAAGTATGAATTGCCAGAAATTCTACCTTCAGGATATGGTATCAGAGTTATGAATAGAAACAATGACAATTTTAATGTAGTCCTTAACACAAATATTCAAGGTGGTCTTGATGGTGCATTTTTGATTTGTCATACCAGAGGAGAAGTGTTTTACACTAAAGATGATCTGAAAGGTAATACCATAAATGTAAAAATTGAAAAAAGTGATATTTCTTCAGGAGTCTCACAAGTGACCCTATTCAATAAGGATGGTGTGCCTGTAGCTGAAAGAACTATATTTGTCAATAATATCAAAGATTCACCTATAGTCAAGGTGGAGATGCCATATGCTTTCCAAAATCCACGAAGTAAAGCGGAAGTAACATGCCAAATTTCTGATCCTGTCGGAGTTCCTATTCAAGGAGAATATGCAGTTTCGGTTATAGATGCAAATGAAGTCCATTATTCTCCAAATGACCTCGATATTAAATCCTATTTTTTGTTGAATTCTGACCTGACCCGTTCATTACGACATCCGGGTTTTTATTTCAAAGAGAATTCAGCTAAAAATATAATGCTCCTCGATATAGCCATGATGGTGCACGGATATACAAGAATCAAAAGTGATGCTTTACTTGACGAAGCTGATCCGGCCATTACTTATGGACCAGAGCAAGGTGTCACCATAAGTGGTACAGTGCTGAAAGATGGTAAACCACTAAGAAATGCCAAAGTAGATATAAGTATCCTGGAAGGAGCCGGATATGCCGACCAGGCAAGTACTAATGCAAAAGGAAGATTTGCATTTTATAATGTTCCTGCATACAAAGGCCAAACAGTGTTCCTGCGGTCTTATGAAGAAGCCAAGAAAGGTAAAAAAATAGAATCATCAGACAAAGTAGAATTAGAAATAGATCAGGATAAAGATTTGCAAGTGCTTGCGGGTTACACCAATAGGATAAACTGGCAAAAAGACTTCAATCCCTATGAATTTCTTATGACATCACTTGAAAAAAACAGAAATGATTCTTTATATACATCAATGTCTGTTCAGTTGGATCAGGTGACTATAAAGGTGTCGAGAACAAAAAGAGACGCCATCATAGCAAAAGAAAGGGGCATTATTTATCCCAGATATGATTCAAGGGTTTTTATGGATTCTCTAAAATTTTTTAACCCTACTTGGACTGTATATGATTTTGTGGTCAATACAACTCCGGGAGCTGAATATGTAGGAAGAAATTCCGGGGATCCATCTATACGTTTCAGGGGAGGATTAAATTCTCTGGGGACTGTGAGACCAGCTGTATTTTACCTTGACGGAGTGCCTATTTCTTCTACTGTTGTCAGTACTATTGATATCAATACAGTTGATTTTATTGATGTCCTTAGGGGCCTGCCTGCTACTACAATGTATGGTAACGATGGCATGGGAGGTATTATACACATTTACACCAGACTCAAAAGTGCTCAACCACAAAAAAGAGATAAAAAGAAAAATGTTGCCAAATATATTGCAGAGGGATTTCATGAAGCACGTGAATTTTATAGTCCGGACTATGGGGCAAAATCACAAATAGCCGGCAAACCTGATGTCCGTAACACTTTGTACTGGTCACCACTTATTAAGTCTGATGCAAATGGGAAATCTGATTTTTCTTTTTACACTTCAGACAAAAAATCAAAATACATCATCAATATACAGGGAATGACCCTAGACGGGAGACCTTTTACAGGGTACAGTATTTTCGAAGTAAAAAGTAGTATGTAG
- a CDS encoding DUF4440 domain-containing protein, with protein MLKSKFITICICLASYVTLGQNQSLKQLLAESHPLVCGHRGGYYSGYPENSIEVTDFILNKISQRPIMIEIDLRSDQGGKIWLMHDNTLDRTTNDTGEISSKSSEYLKKINLKSQHGAMTTFKMVSFEEYLLFAADKPIYLMLDIKDIELYPKIDVLLSKFKMADRSIVLTFSVENTKKALECTKNTMISMLVSNDEEFNEYKKLQNHHHRLGTYVTDSTPDSLINYLDKANTPLISDPRELWNKKTAPETSDFYHSFIRKKQLDILVTDFPVEVIQMLHNENELRIKIQNLHLKKFKWLVDKQIDSLTTLLHDDVFYIHSNGWKENKTEVIANILSGKLTYNDVRVQESTVRIVDNTAVVTGKGTFYVSLEGKSSEFNLFYTEVYVMTNSGIRLISRHACKI; from the coding sequence ATGTTAAAATCCAAATTTATTACAATTTGCATTTGCTTAGCTTCCTATGTCACTCTTGGACAAAATCAAAGTTTAAAGCAATTACTGGCAGAATCACATCCATTAGTTTGTGGCCATAGAGGTGGGTATTATTCCGGTTACCCGGAGAATAGCATTGAAGTGACCGACTTTATATTGAATAAAATCAGTCAACGGCCTATTATGATTGAAATTGATCTGAGAAGCGATCAAGGCGGGAAAATTTGGCTGATGCATGATAATACATTGGATAGAACCACCAATGATACAGGAGAGATATCTTCTAAATCATCAGAATACCTGAAAAAAATCAACTTAAAGTCTCAACATGGCGCAATGACTACTTTTAAGATGGTATCATTTGAAGAGTATTTACTTTTTGCTGCCGACAAGCCCATTTATTTAATGCTCGACATAAAAGATATAGAATTGTATCCAAAAATTGATGTGCTTTTAAGTAAATTTAAAATGGCAGACCGATCAATAGTTTTGACTTTTTCTGTTGAAAATACAAAAAAGGCTTTAGAATGTACAAAAAATACTATGATATCTATGCTGGTTTCTAATGATGAAGAATTTAATGAATATAAAAAACTTCAAAATCATCATCATCGTTTAGGAACATACGTGACAGATTCGACACCTGATTCCCTTATAAATTATCTTGACAAAGCAAACACTCCGTTAATCAGTGATCCACGAGAGTTATGGAATAAAAAGACGGCGCCTGAGACTTCTGATTTTTATCACTCATTCATCAGAAAAAAGCAATTAGACATCCTTGTCACAGATTTTCCTGTGGAAGTCATCCAAATGCTACACAACGAAAATGAGTTGCGCATCAAAATTCAAAATCTACATTTAAAAAAGTTTAAATGGCTTGTTGACAAACAAATAGACTCCCTCACTACCCTACTCCATGATGATGTGTTTTATATCCACTCCAATGGCTGGAAAGAAAACAAAACAGAAGTGATAGCCAATATCTTATCCGGAAAACTTACTTATAATGATGTGAGAGTACAGGAATCAACAGTAAGAATTGTAGATAATACTGCCGTTGTTACTGGCAAAGGTACTTTTTATGTCTCCTTAGAAGGGAAATCTTCAGAGTTCAACCTGTTTTACACGGAGGTATATGTGATGACAAATTCAGGTATCAGGCTAATCAGCCGACATGCGTGCAAGATATAA